From the genome of Duffyella gerundensis, one region includes:
- the groL gene encoding chaperonin GroEL (60 kDa chaperone family; promotes refolding of misfolded polypeptides especially under stressful conditions; forms two stacked rings of heptamers to form a barrel-shaped 14mer; ends can be capped by GroES; misfolded proteins enter the barrel where they are refolded when GroES binds), whose product MAAKDVKFGNDARVKMLRGVNVLADAVKVTLGPKGRNVVLDKSFGAPTITKDGVSVAREIELEDKFENMGAQMVKEVASKANDAAGDGTTTATVLAQSIITEGLKAVAAGMNPMDLKRGIDQAVIAAVEQLKNLSVPCSDSKAIAQVGTISANSDETVGMLIAQAMEKVGKEGVITVEEGTGLQDELDVVEGMQFDRGYLSPYFINKPETGAIELDSPFILLADKKISNIRELLPVLEAVAKSSKPLLIIAEDVEGEALATLVVNTMRGIVKVAAVKAPGFGDRRKAMLQDIAILTGGTVISEEIGMELEKATLEDMGQAKRVVINKDTTIIIDGVGEETAINGRVSQIRQQMEEATSDYDKEKLQERVAKLAGGVAVLKVGAATEVEMKEKKARVEDALHATRAAVEEGVVAGGGVALVRVASKLSELRGQNEDQNVGIKVALRAMESPLRQIVSNAGEEPSVVTNNVKAGEGNYGYNAQTEEYGDMIEFGILDPTKVTRSALQYAASVAGLMITTECMVTDMPKSDAPDLGGAGGMGGMGGMGGMM is encoded by the coding sequence ATGGCAGCTAAAGACGTAAAATTCGGTAACGACGCCCGTGTGAAAATGCTGCGCGGCGTAAACGTACTGGCAGATGCAGTAAAAGTTACCCTGGGCCCAAAAGGCCGTAACGTAGTACTGGATAAATCTTTCGGTGCACCGACCATCACTAAAGATGGCGTTTCCGTAGCACGTGAAATCGAACTGGAAGACAAGTTTGAGAACATGGGCGCGCAGATGGTGAAGGAAGTTGCCTCTAAAGCGAACGACGCTGCAGGCGATGGTACCACCACCGCGACCGTGCTGGCACAGTCCATTATCACCGAAGGCCTGAAAGCCGTTGCGGCGGGCATGAACCCGATGGATCTGAAACGCGGTATCGACCAGGCGGTTATCGCTGCGGTTGAACAGCTGAAAAACCTTTCTGTTCCTTGCTCCGACTCTAAAGCGATTGCTCAGGTGGGTACCATCTCTGCAAACTCCGATGAAACTGTCGGTATGCTGATTGCGCAGGCAATGGAGAAAGTAGGTAAAGAAGGCGTTATCACCGTTGAAGAAGGCACCGGCCTGCAGGACGAGCTGGACGTGGTTGAAGGTATGCAGTTCGACCGTGGTTACCTCTCTCCTTACTTCATCAACAAGCCGGAAACTGGCGCTATCGAATTAGACAGCCCATTCATCCTGCTGGCTGATAAGAAAATCTCTAACATTCGCGAACTGCTGCCAGTACTGGAAGCGGTTGCTAAATCAAGCAAGCCTCTGCTGATCATCGCTGAAGATGTTGAAGGCGAAGCGCTGGCAACGCTGGTGGTTAACACTATGCGCGGCATCGTGAAAGTGGCTGCGGTTAAAGCACCTGGCTTTGGCGATCGTCGTAAAGCGATGCTGCAGGATATCGCTATCCTGACCGGCGGTACCGTGATCTCTGAAGAGATCGGTATGGAGCTGGAAAAAGCAACGCTGGAAGATATGGGCCAGGCGAAGCGCGTGGTGATCAACAAAGACACCACCATCATCATTGATGGCGTCGGCGAAGAAACCGCCATCAACGGTCGTGTCTCGCAGATCCGTCAGCAGATGGAAGAAGCTACCTCTGATTACGACAAAGAAAAACTGCAGGAGCGCGTAGCGAAACTGGCAGGCGGCGTTGCCGTTCTGAAAGTAGGCGCAGCCACTGAAGTTGAAATGAAAGAGAAGAAAGCGCGCGTTGAAGATGCTCTGCATGCAACCCGTGCAGCGGTAGAAGAAGGTGTGGTAGCAGGCGGCGGCGTTGCGCTGGTTCGCGTAGCTTCTAAACTCTCTGAACTGCGTGGCCAGAACGAAGACCAGAACGTGGGTATCAAAGTTGCGCTGCGCGCGATGGAATCCCCACTGCGTCAGATCGTTTCTAACGCCGGTGAAGAACCTTCTGTAGTGACCAACAACGTGAAAGCGGGCGAAGGTAACTACGGCTATAACGCACAGACCGAAGAATACGGCGACATGATTGAGTTCGGTATCCTGGACCCAACCAAAGTGACCCGTTCTGCACTGCAGTACGCGGCATCTGTTGCTGGCCTGATGATCACCACCGAATGTATGGTGACTGACATGCCAAAAAGCGACGCGCCTGATTTAGGCGGCGCTGGCGGTATGGGTGGCATGGGCGGTATGGGCGGCATGATGTAA
- the epmA gene encoding elongation factor P--(R)-beta-lysine ligase: MSETASWQPSAPIANLLKRAAIMAEIRRFFADRGVLEVETPAMSQATVTDIHLVPFQTRFVGPGAAAGRDLWLMTSPEYHMKRLLAAGSGPIYQMGRSFRNEESGRHHNPEFTMLEWYRPHYDMYRLMNEVDDLLQQVLECDNAESISYQQAFIRHLELDPLSADKAQLREAALKLGAAEFAATEEDRDTLLQLLFMLGVEPKIGLEKPVFVYHFPASQAALAEISTEDHRVAERFEVYFKGIELANGFRELTDSREQRQRFEQDNRRRVACGLAEHPVDHYLLDALAHGLPACSGVALGVDRLIMLALKAESLSDVIAFPVERC, from the coding sequence ATGAGCGAAACGGCAAGCTGGCAGCCGAGCGCACCCATTGCCAATTTGTTGAAACGCGCAGCAATTATGGCCGAAATTCGGCGATTTTTTGCCGATCGCGGCGTGCTGGAAGTGGAAACACCAGCAATGAGTCAGGCAACGGTTACCGATATCCACCTTGTTCCATTCCAGACGCGCTTTGTTGGCCCTGGTGCGGCGGCAGGACGCGATCTCTGGCTGATGACCAGCCCGGAATATCACATGAAACGCCTGCTGGCGGCAGGAAGCGGGCCGATTTATCAGATGGGCCGCAGCTTCCGTAACGAAGAGTCGGGGCGCCATCATAATCCTGAGTTCACCATGCTGGAGTGGTATCGTCCGCACTACGATATGTATCGGCTGATGAACGAGGTGGACGATCTGCTGCAACAGGTGTTGGAGTGCGATAACGCAGAATCGATCTCTTATCAGCAGGCGTTTATTCGCCACCTCGAGCTGGACCCGTTGTCGGCAGATAAAGCGCAGCTACGTGAGGCCGCGCTGAAGCTCGGCGCCGCCGAGTTTGCCGCCACGGAAGAGGATCGCGATACGCTGTTACAGCTGCTTTTTATGCTGGGCGTGGAGCCGAAGATTGGCCTGGAAAAGCCGGTGTTTGTGTACCATTTCCCCGCCAGCCAGGCAGCACTGGCGGAGATCAGCACGGAAGATCACCGCGTCGCTGAGCGGTTCGAGGTCTATTTCAAAGGCATCGAACTGGCAAACGGTTTTCGTGAGCTCACCGACAGTCGCGAACAGCGGCAGCGTTTTGAGCAGGATAATCGCCGTCGCGTGGCATGCGGTCTGGCAGAGCATCCTGTTGATCACTATCTGCTGGATGCGCTGGCGCATGGCCTGCCTGCCTGTTCGGGCGTGGCGCTGGGCGTTGATCGCCTGATCATGCTGGCGTTGAAAGCGGAATCGTTAAGCGATGTCATCGCCTTTCCGGTAGAGCGTTGCTAA
- a CDS encoding entericidin A/B family lipoprotein has translation MIKLLKLAALGALMVAALSSCNTFHGFGEDVSHLGGAISRAAK, from the coding sequence ATGATTAAGCTGCTTAAACTCGCCGCACTCGGTGCGCTTATGGTTGCCGCACTCAGCAGTTGCAACACCTTTCACGGCTTTGGTGAGGATGTCTCCCACCTTGGCGGCGCCATCTCCCGCGCGGCAAAATAA
- the epmB gene encoding EF-P beta-lysylation protein EpmB — MAHIVTLNTLSREDWLQQLADVITEPNELLQLLNLDAERHLVEGGRARKLFALRVPRSFVRRMKSGDARDPLLLQVLTDSEEFTTAPGYTTDPLDEQSSVVPGLLHKYRNRALLLVKGGCAVNCRYCFRRHFPYQDNQGNKRNWLSALEYIRHHPELDEIIFSGGDPLMAKDHELAWLIEQLEAIPHLRRLRIHSRLPVVIPARITEGLCQLLAQTRLQVLMVTHINHAQEIDDELRHGMQMLKRAGVTLLNQSVLLRDVNDNAQTLATLSNALFDAGILPYYLHVLDKVQGAAHFHVSDSEARRLVRELLALVSGYLVPKLAREIGGEPSKTPLDLQLKQE; from the coding sequence ATGGCACACATTGTAACCCTAAATACCCTGTCCAGAGAAGATTGGTTGCAGCAACTTGCTGATGTCATCACTGAACCAAATGAATTACTACAACTTTTAAATCTGGACGCTGAACGGCATCTGGTCGAAGGCGGCCGGGCGCGCAAGCTGTTTGCCTTACGCGTACCGCGTTCTTTTGTGCGCCGCATGAAATCGGGCGATGCGCGCGACCCTTTGCTGCTGCAGGTGCTCACTGACAGTGAGGAGTTCACCACGGCGCCAGGTTACACCACCGATCCGCTCGATGAGCAAAGCAGTGTGGTGCCCGGCTTACTGCATAAATACAGGAACCGCGCGCTGCTGCTGGTCAAAGGCGGCTGTGCGGTCAACTGCCGCTACTGCTTCCGCCGCCACTTCCCTTATCAGGACAACCAGGGCAATAAACGCAACTGGCTGAGCGCGCTGGAGTATATCCGACATCATCCGGAACTCGATGAAATAATTTTCTCCGGCGGCGATCCGCTGATGGCGAAAGATCACGAGTTAGCCTGGCTGATCGAGCAGCTGGAAGCGATTCCGCACCTGCGCCGTCTGCGCATTCACAGCCGTTTGCCGGTGGTTATTCCGGCCCGCATCACTGAAGGATTGTGCCAGCTGCTGGCGCAAACGCGGCTGCAGGTGCTGATGGTGACGCACATTAACCATGCGCAGGAAATTGATGATGAGCTGCGTCATGGCATGCAGATGTTGAAGCGGGCCGGCGTCACGCTGCTGAATCAGAGCGTGCTGCTGCGCGATGTGAATGACAATGCGCAGACGCTGGCCACACTGAGCAACGCGTTATTTGATGCCGGCATCCTGCCCTACTATCTGCACGTGCTGGACAAGGTTCAGGGCGCGGCGCATTTTCACGTCAGCGACAGCGAGGCGCGCCGGCTGGTACGCGAGCTGCTGGCTTTGGTGTCGGGCTATCTGGTGCCGAAGCTGGCGCGTGAAATTGGCGGTGAGCCGAGTAAGACGCCGTTGGATTTGCAGTTAAAGCAGGAATAG
- the efp gene encoding elongation factor P translates to MATYSSNDFRPGLKIMFEGEPYAIESSEFVKPGKGQAFARVKMRRLLTGSRVEKTFKSTDSAEGADVVDTNLNYLYNDGEFYHFMHPETFEQHPVEEKTVGDAAKWLLDNAECIVTLWNGKPIQVLPPNFVELEITDTDPGLKGDTAGTGGKPATLSTGAVVKVPLFVQIGEVIRVDTRSGEYVSRVK, encoded by the coding sequence ATGGCGACTTATTCTAGCAACGATTTCCGTCCCGGTCTTAAAATCATGTTCGAAGGCGAACCTTACGCCATCGAATCAAGCGAGTTTGTGAAGCCAGGTAAAGGCCAGGCATTTGCTCGCGTTAAAATGCGTCGCCTGCTGACCGGCAGCCGCGTTGAAAAGACCTTCAAATCTACTGACTCCGCTGAAGGCGCAGATGTGGTTGATACCAACCTCAACTACCTCTACAACGACGGTGAGTTCTACCACTTTATGCACCCGGAAACGTTTGAACAGCACCCGGTTGAAGAGAAAACTGTGGGCGATGCGGCCAAATGGCTGCTGGATAACGCGGAATGTATCGTGACGCTGTGGAATGGCAAACCGATTCAGGTGTTACCACCGAACTTCGTTGAGCTGGAAATCACCGATACCGATCCTGGCCTGAAAGGCGACACTGCCGGTACCGGCGGCAAGCCAGCGACCCTGTCTACGGGCGCAGTGGTGAAGGTTCCGTTGTTCGTACAGATCGGCGAAGTGATTCGCGTCGACACGCGCTCTGGCGAATACGTCTCTCGCGTTAAGTAA
- the asd gene encoding archaetidylserine decarboxylase (Phosphatidylserine decarboxylase is synthesized as a single chain precursor. Generation of the pyruvoyl active site from a Ser is coupled to cleavage of a Gly-Ser bond between the larger (beta) and smaller (alpha chains). It is an integral membrane protein.) translates to MLDRLKLGLNHFLPKKWLTELAGWGASKRAGWFTKLVIDIFVWFYKVNMAEARKPDTASYRTFNDFFVRPLKDDARPVDTDPNLLVLPCDGAISQLGHIDDDNIFQAKGHYYTLEALLAGDTAMADQFRNGEFVTTYLAPRDYHRVHMPCSGILREMIYVPGDLYSVNPLTARNIPNLFARNERVICYFDTDFGPMVQILVGATIVGSIETTWAGTITPPREGVIKRWRYPAADAEGAVVLLKGQEMGRFKLGSTVVNLFAPGKVKLAESLEAESPTRLGQPLAISLPQQPVVVAASATDL, encoded by the coding sequence GTGCTGGATCGTTTAAAACTCGGCCTGAATCATTTTCTGCCTAAAAAATGGCTGACTGAACTGGCCGGCTGGGGAGCCAGCAAACGTGCTGGCTGGTTCACCAAACTGGTGATCGATATTTTCGTCTGGTTCTACAAAGTAAATATGGCTGAAGCGCGCAAGCCTGATACCGCCAGCTACCGCACCTTTAACGATTTCTTCGTGCGTCCGCTTAAAGATGATGCGCGTCCGGTTGATACCGATCCCAATCTGCTGGTGCTGCCGTGTGACGGCGCGATCAGCCAGCTTGGTCACATCGACGACGACAATATTTTTCAGGCCAAAGGCCACTATTACACGCTGGAAGCGCTGCTGGCTGGCGATACCGCCATGGCCGATCAATTCCGCAACGGCGAGTTTGTCACCACCTATCTGGCGCCGCGCGACTACCACCGTGTGCATATGCCGTGCAGCGGTATTCTGCGCGAAATGATTTACGTGCCCGGCGATCTCTATTCCGTCAACCCGCTGACGGCACGCAATATTCCCAACCTGTTTGCCCGTAATGAACGCGTAATCTGCTATTTCGATACCGATTTTGGCCCGATGGTGCAGATTCTGGTTGGCGCGACCATTGTTGGCAGCATCGAAACCACCTGGGCGGGCACCATTACGCCACCGCGTGAAGGGGTGATTAAACGCTGGCGTTATCCTGCCGCTGATGCGGAAGGTGCGGTTGTCCTGCTGAAAGGTCAGGAAATGGGCCGCTTCAAGCTCGGTTCGACCGTGGTTAATCTGTTTGCGCCAGGCAAAGTTAAACTGGCTGAAAGCCTTGAGGCGGAAAGCCCAACGCGTTTGGGTCAGCCGCTGGCCATTTCCCTGCCGCAGCAGCCTGTCGTTGTCGCTGCCTCCGCCACTGACCTGTAG
- a CDS encoding co-chaperone GroES, whose product MNIRPLHDRVIVKRKEVESKSAGGIVLTGSAAGKSTRGEVLAVGNGRILESGDVKPLDVKVGDVVIFSEGYGAKTEKIDNEEVLIISESDILAVVEA is encoded by the coding sequence ATGAATATTCGTCCATTGCACGATCGCGTAATCGTCAAGCGTAAAGAAGTTGAATCCAAATCTGCTGGCGGCATCGTTCTGACCGGCTCCGCTGCGGGCAAATCGACCCGTGGTGAAGTGCTGGCCGTAGGCAATGGCCGTATCCTGGAAAGTGGTGATGTGAAGCCGCTGGACGTGAAAGTTGGCGATGTCGTCATTTTCAGCGAAGGCTACGGCGCGAAAACCGAAAAAATCGACAATGAGGAAGTGCTGATCATTTCCGAGAGCGACATCCTCGCCGTTGTTGAAGCGTAA
- a CDS encoding entericidin A/B family lipoprotein yields MLKKSIAAIFSVLVLSSLLSACNTTRGVGEDVEAGGQAIQRTTQ; encoded by the coding sequence ATGCTCAAGAAAAGTATTGCTGCAATCTTCTCAGTTCTGGTGCTTTCATCGCTGCTGTCGGCGTGCAACACCACGCGCGGCGTCGGCGAAGATGTTGAGGCTGGCGGTCAGGCGATTCAGCGCACCACGCAATAA
- the mscM gene encoding miniconductance mechanosensitive channel MscM, producing the protein MRLLITLLLGLCLSQPLLAAALPDADQIKQDLAQAKSEKNGTAQPELVQSLEATLNFLDERDASLQQAQQYQQVIDDFPRLARDLRQQIASLADSTKTVRSNMSSAELDQEILQVSSQLLEESRQAQQEQDRARDISDSLAQLPQQQTDARRAMSETERRLQNQPTAATPLVQAQTNARLAESAAQKARIDELELAQLSANNRQELARMRSEVHQRKAEQLDDYLQALRNQLNTQRQREAELALARTEQLAENSGDLPANITDQFRVNRELSAALNQQAQRMDLVASQQRQATNHTIQVRQALSTIREQSQWLGASNLLGEALRAQVARLPEMPKSQQLDSEMGQLRVQRLHYEDLLNRQPQLKQLKQANGAPLSAAQERVLDAQLKTQRELLSSLLSGADTLILEVTKLKVANSQLEDALTEIKEATHRYLFWTADVSPLSLSFPLDVARDLSLFLSLDSLSQLGKAVVMMFTSRETLLPIIGALLLVGFSISSRRHFSAWLARSANRVGKVTQDRFRLTLRTVFWSILVAIPVPVLWAALGYGLRNAWPYPIAVAIGDGVTVTVPLLWAFMISAAFARTNGLFIIHFRWPQRSVARAMRYYSLSIGFIVPLIMLLITFDNLQDRQFSGTLGRVCFILICGALCIVTVSLKRAGIPLYLDKEGSGENFINRILWNLMIAIPLVAALASCIGYLATAQALLARLETSVAIWFLLLVIYHIIRRWMLIQRRRIAFDRARQRRADMLANRARNEEESATLNADGSEVDEPIIDLDAISAQSLRLVRSILTLIALVSVIVLWSEIHSAFGFLENIRLWDASTTVQGVESIQPITLGSVLIAILVFIITTQLVRNMPALLELALLQHLSLTPGTGYAITTLTKYVLLLVGGLIGFSLIGIEWSKLQWLVAALGVGLGFGLQEIFANFISGLIILFEKPIRIGDTVTIRDLTGSITRINTRATTITDWDRKEIIVPNKAFITEQFVNWSLSDSVTRVVLTVPAPGSVNSEEVTNLLMQAAEQCSYVLKMPQPEVFLVDLQQGIQLFELRIHAAEMAHRMPLRHELHQLILAGYREHGIELPFPPFQVRMETVGRKVPASNGAPAARNFRSGGL; encoded by the coding sequence GTGCGTCTGCTGATCACTCTGCTGCTGGGGCTCTGCCTCAGCCAGCCTCTTCTCGCTGCGGCGCTGCCTGATGCCGATCAAATTAAACAGGATCTGGCGCAGGCGAAGTCAGAAAAGAACGGCACTGCCCAGCCAGAGCTGGTACAGAGTCTGGAAGCGACGCTGAATTTTCTGGATGAACGTGATGCGTCGTTGCAGCAGGCGCAGCAGTATCAACAGGTTATCGATGATTTTCCCCGCCTGGCGCGCGATCTGCGCCAGCAAATAGCCAGCCTCGCCGACAGCACTAAAACCGTTCGCAGCAACATGAGCAGCGCCGAGCTGGATCAGGAGATCCTGCAGGTCAGCAGCCAGCTGCTGGAAGAGAGCCGCCAGGCGCAGCAGGAGCAGGATCGCGCCCGCGATATCAGCGATTCGCTTGCTCAGCTGCCGCAACAACAAACCGACGCCCGTCGCGCCATGAGCGAAACCGAACGCCGGTTGCAAAATCAGCCCACCGCGGCCACGCCGCTGGTTCAGGCGCAAACCAACGCACGGCTGGCCGAATCCGCGGCGCAAAAAGCGCGCATCGACGAGCTGGAACTGGCGCAGCTCTCTGCCAACAATCGCCAGGAACTGGCGCGCATGCGCAGCGAAGTGCATCAGCGCAAAGCCGAACAGCTGGATGATTATCTGCAGGCGCTGCGCAATCAGCTGAACACCCAACGGCAGCGGGAAGCAGAGCTGGCGCTGGCGCGTACCGAACAGCTGGCTGAAAACAGCGGCGATCTGCCAGCCAACATCACCGATCAGTTCCGGGTTAACCGCGAGCTGTCCGCCGCGCTGAATCAACAGGCGCAGCGCATGGACCTGGTGGCCTCGCAACAGCGCCAGGCCACTAATCACACCATTCAGGTTCGTCAGGCGCTGAGCACCATTCGCGAGCAGTCACAATGGCTGGGCGCCTCTAATTTATTGGGCGAAGCGCTACGAGCGCAGGTCGCACGGCTGCCGGAGATGCCTAAATCACAGCAGCTGGACAGCGAAATGGGCCAGCTGCGCGTGCAGCGCCTGCATTATGAAGATCTGCTGAATCGTCAGCCGCAGCTCAAACAGCTTAAGCAGGCCAACGGTGCCCCGCTCTCTGCGGCGCAGGAACGCGTGCTGGATGCTCAGCTTAAAACCCAGCGCGAACTGCTCAGCTCGCTGCTTTCGGGTGCCGATACGCTGATTCTGGAGGTTACCAAGCTCAAGGTCGCCAACAGCCAGCTGGAAGATGCCCTAACCGAGATCAAAGAGGCGACGCACCGCTATCTGTTCTGGACCGCCGATGTCAGTCCGTTAAGTCTGAGCTTTCCGCTTGATGTGGCACGCGATCTTAGCCTGTTCCTGTCGCTTGATTCGCTCAGTCAACTGGGCAAAGCGGTAGTAATGATGTTTACCAGCCGGGAAACGCTGCTGCCAATCATCGGTGCGCTGCTGCTGGTCGGTTTCAGCATTAGCTCGCGCCGTCATTTCAGCGCGTGGCTGGCACGTTCCGCCAATCGCGTCGGCAAAGTCACTCAGGATCGCTTTCGCCTGACACTGCGTACGGTGTTCTGGTCCATTCTGGTGGCGATACCGGTGCCGGTGCTGTGGGCGGCGCTGGGTTATGGCCTGCGCAATGCCTGGCCCTACCCGATTGCGGTGGCGATTGGTGATGGCGTTACCGTCACCGTACCGCTGCTGTGGGCCTTCATGATCAGCGCCGCGTTTGCGCGCACCAACGGGCTGTTCATTATTCATTTTCGCTGGCCGCAGCGCAGCGTGGCGCGCGCCATGCGCTACTATTCGCTCTCCATCGGCTTTATCGTGCCGCTGATCATGCTGCTGATCACCTTTGATAATCTGCAGGATCGGCAGTTTTCCGGCACGCTCGGGCGCGTCTGCTTTATTCTGATTTGCGGCGCGTTGTGCATAGTTACCGTCAGCCTGAAACGTGCCGGCATTCCGCTCTATCTCGATAAAGAAGGCAGCGGTGAAAACTTCATTAACCGCATCCTGTGGAACCTGATGATCGCAATTCCGCTGGTGGCCGCGCTGGCGTCCTGCATCGGTTATCTGGCCACCGCGCAGGCGCTGCTGGCACGCCTGGAAACGTCGGTCGCCATCTGGTTCCTGCTGCTGGTAATTTACCACATTATTCGCCGCTGGATGCTGATTCAGCGGCGGCGCATCGCCTTTGATCGTGCCCGCCAGCGTCGAGCTGACATGCTGGCTAACCGCGCGCGTAATGAAGAAGAGAGTGCAACGCTGAACGCCGATGGCAGCGAAGTCGACGAGCCGATTATCGATCTCGATGCGATCAGCGCCCAGTCGCTGCGCCTGGTACGGTCGATTTTAACGCTGATTGCGCTGGTCTCGGTGATTGTGCTCTGGTCAGAGATTCATTCTGCTTTTGGCTTCCTGGAAAATATTCGGCTGTGGGATGCCAGCACCACGGTGCAGGGCGTGGAAAGCATTCAGCCTATTACGCTGGGCTCGGTACTGATCGCGATTCTGGTGTTTATCATCACCACCCAACTGGTACGCAATATGCCTGCGCTGCTCGAGCTGGCGCTGTTGCAGCATCTTAGCCTGACGCCCGGTACCGGTTACGCCATTACCACGCTGACCAAATATGTGCTGCTGCTGGTGGGCGGGCTGATAGGCTTCTCGCTGATTGGTATTGAGTGGTCGAAACTACAATGGTTGGTCGCCGCGCTGGGTGTAGGTTTGGGTTTTGGTCTGCAGGAGATTTTTGCCAACTTTATTTCCGGCCTGATCATTCTGTTTGAAAAGCCGATTCGCATTGGCGATACGGTCACCATTCGCGATCTGACCGGCAGCATCACCCGCATTAATACCCGCGCGACCACCATTACCGACTGGGATCGCAAAGAGATTATCGTGCCGAATAAGGCCTTTATCACCGAGCAGTTCGTTAACTGGTCACTGTCCGATTCGGTCACGCGTGTGGTGTTGACCGTGCCGGCGCCGGGCAGCGTTAACAGTGAGGAAGTGACTAACCTGCTGATGCAGGCCGCCGAGCAGTGCAGCTATGTGTTGAAGATGCCGCAGCCGGAAGTGTTTCTGGTCGATCTGCAGCAGGGTATTCAGCTGTTCGAACTGCGTATTCACGCCGCAGAAATGGCGCATCGCATGCCGCTGCGTCATGAACTGCATCAGCTGATTCTGGCCGGTTATCGCGAGCACGGTATTGAACTGCCCTTCCCGCCTTTCCAGGTGCGCATGGAAACTGTTGGCCGTAAAGTGCCCGCCAGCAACGGTGCGCCCGCCGCCAGAAACTTCAGATCGGGTGGATTGTAA
- a CDS encoding DUF4156 domain-containing protein, whose protein sequence is MRINLLPGLVFGSLLLAGCSGTQQLSSAGQRVTFTDQQPGSQCQLLGNLTGSQSNWLNGAGGEGSSLRGAANDLRNRAAEMGGNVIYGATSPTQNIWSSFAPLDSKMSGQVYKCP, encoded by the coding sequence ATGCGGATTAACCTTTTGCCTGGACTGGTATTTGGTAGCCTTTTACTGGCAGGTTGTAGCGGCACGCAGCAGCTCAGCTCGGCAGGACAGCGCGTGACCTTTACCGATCAGCAGCCAGGCAGCCAGTGCCAGCTTCTGGGCAACCTTACCGGCTCACAGAGCAACTGGCTGAATGGTGCGGGCGGCGAGGGCAGTTCACTACGCGGTGCGGCCAACGACCTGCGCAACCGCGCGGCTGAGATGGGCGGCAACGTGATTTATGGTGCCACCAGCCCAACGCAAAATATCTGGTCCAGCTTTGCCCCGCTCGACAGCAAAATGTCCGGCCAGGTGTATAAGTGCCCGTGA
- the blc gene encoding outer membrane lipoprotein Blc, with protein sequence MSPWKMLTAAVGSLLSVACSTTPPDNVRVVENFQSERYLGQWYEIARLDHRFERGLEQVTATYSPREDGGLKVVNRGFNTQKQRWQESTGKAYFTGDPQRASLKVSFFGPFYGGYNVIALDENYRYALVCGPNRSYLWILSRTPQLDAAVKEELVQKARENGFAVNALIWVKQR encoded by the coding sequence ATGTCCCCGTGGAAAATGCTGACCGCTGCTGTCGGCTCGCTGCTCTCCGTCGCCTGTTCCACCACGCCGCCTGACAATGTGCGCGTGGTGGAAAACTTTCAGTCAGAGCGCTATCTCGGCCAGTGGTATGAGATTGCCCGTCTGGATCACCGTTTTGAGCGCGGCCTTGAACAGGTCACCGCGACGTACAGCCCACGCGAAGATGGCGGTCTGAAAGTGGTGAATCGCGGTTTTAATACGCAAAAACAGCGCTGGCAGGAAAGTACTGGCAAAGCCTATTTTACCGGCGATCCGCAGCGTGCCTCGCTAAAGGTGAGCTTCTTTGGCCCGTTTTATGGCGGCTATAACGTGATTGCGCTAGATGAAAACTACCGTTATGCGCTGGTATGCGGCCCAAACCGATCCTATTTATGGATCCTGTCACGCACGCCACAGCTGGACGCTGCGGTTAAAGAGGAACTGGTGCAAAAAGCGCGGGAGAATGGCTTTGCGGTGAATGCGTTAATCTGGGTTAAACAGCGGTAA